In one window of Lewinella sp. 4G2 DNA:
- a CDS encoding alpha/beta hydrolase: MKKFLLIAAAVLMILYAGVTYYFSTLILNTPDRDIATVYQMNMDRWNLDLDSLVQTLPGKEEVNFTSDYDGSNLEGWLFTPGTVKCGIIFAHGYSVNRANMLKYTPIFRDCGCAMLLYDHRGHGSSDEAYGSGGDHEADDLITATNFLEEKTGLRTDQIGWYGESWGGSTVIIAAERAENKPAWLVAESPFSDWYTAVMERGLKDYGEGLKILTPGAFAWASARNDMDFYEVSPVKAAAKLEVPLLLFHSDSDTLTGPAQSKLIADATPEELVTYHALNWGAWHAHNVIWRPDEYKEKVLDFVGDFCEE, encoded by the coding sequence GTGAAGAAATTTCTGCTGATTGCCGCCGCCGTTCTAATGATCCTCTACGCGGGGGTGACCTACTATTTCAGCACACTGATCCTCAATACGCCGGACCGGGACATCGCTACCGTCTACCAGATGAATATGGACCGGTGGAATCTGGACCTGGACAGCCTCGTCCAAACCCTCCCCGGTAAAGAAGAAGTGAATTTTACGAGTGATTACGATGGGTCTAACCTGGAGGGCTGGCTCTTCACGCCCGGTACGGTGAAGTGTGGCATCATCTTCGCCCACGGCTACAGCGTCAACCGCGCCAATATGCTGAAGTATACGCCGATCTTCCGCGACTGTGGCTGCGCGATGCTGCTCTACGATCACCGTGGCCACGGCAGTTCAGACGAAGCCTACGGTAGCGGTGGCGATCACGAGGCGGACGACCTCATCACGGCCACCAATTTTCTGGAAGAGAAGACCGGGCTACGGACCGACCAAATTGGCTGGTACGGCGAAAGCTGGGGCGGCTCCACCGTCATCATCGCCGCCGAGCGCGCCGAGAACAAACCCGCCTGGCTCGTGGCCGAAAGTCCCTTCTCCGATTGGTACACCGCCGTGATGGAGCGTGGCCTCAAGGATTACGGCGAAGGCCTAAAAATTCTTACCCCAGGAGCATTTGCCTGGGCTAGTGCACGCAACGATATGGATTTCTACGAAGTCAGCCCCGTTAAGGCGGCGGCTAAACTTGAGGTACCGTTGTTACTCTTCCATTCCGATTCGGACACCCTGACCGGCCCGGCCCAGTCCAAACTGATAGCCGACGCTACGCCAGAAGAACTAGTGACCTACCACGCGCTGAACTGGGGCGCCTGGCACGCCCACAACGTCATCTGGCGGCCCGATGAGTACAAGGAAAAGGTGCTGGATTTTGTGGGTGATTTTTGCGAGGAATAA